AAAAAAAAATTGCGAAACTGTATAGAGAAAAATTTGATTTTAATAATTTTTTAGAAGAAGAGGCAAATACTGCAGATAAAGTATTTAAATTTCTAAGAGAAAAAATTGAAGGCGAAGGTGTTTATGTTTTTAAAAATAATAAGAATGATAAAGGTGGCAGAGCAGGGTTAGATGATAATCTATACGGATGTATTTTTTTGGATCGAGGGTTGCCACCGTTAATTTTACTTAATTCAGATTATCCCGAGGTCTCTCAAATATCAACATTACTACATGAATTTGCCCACTATCTTTTGGGTGAACAGGAAATAGAGATTTCCGAAAATCGAGAAAAAACAAGAATAGAAAAATGGTGTAATAGATTTGCATATCATTTTATGATTTCTGAAGAAATAGAGAAAGGCAAAAACTTTAATAAACAAAATCTCAAGGCTTTATCAGAAAAGCATTTTATAAGTAAAATGAGCCTGATGATTAGGTTTAAGGACTTAGAGATTGTGAGTGAGAGGGAGCTGAGGGATTTTTTGAATAGATCATACAAAAATCAAGACGCGCCGGCTAAAGACAAAAATAACAAAAATGACAAAGGCGGGGTGAGTGGTAATTATCACACAACAAAGAAGGAGAGAACAAGTAAAAAATTTTTAGGGGTTTTATCAGAAAATTTTTATTCGAAAAAAATAAGCAAATCTGAATTTTCTAAATATCTTGGGGTGAAATATAACAAAGTTGATAAATACTTACTATGAAGAAATATTTATTAGATACATCATACATTTTAGATATGTTGGAATTTTATCCTCCTAAAGATCCTAGATTTAAGTTTGTATGGGAGAAATTAGAGAAAAAAATAAAGAATAAAGAGATACTAGTTATAGATAAGGTCTTTGAAGAATTAAAAAAAGAAAAAGAAGATAGTGAGTCTATCAAAGAACTTTCACAAAAAACCACTAAAGAGAAATTAGCCATGGGTAAAAAATTTAAAGAACAAAAGGAACAAAAAGAAGAGAATGATTTTATCAAAAATCTTTTACAAAGAATTGAACCTTATAAAGAAAAAACTCATGAAGAAGATAGTATTGGTATTATGAAAAAATATGATAAAAATGCAGATTGGTTTAGAGGAAATAAAGATACTATTGCGAATGAAAAAGCCGATTTACCTTTAATTGCAAAAGCAAATAAATTACAATCAAAAGGGTTGGAAGCAATTATATTAACAGATGAAATTATGCCCACAACATCAAAAGACACGAAGAGGGTAAAATTAAATATCCCCACTTTGGCACAATTGTTTAATATTAAATGTCTTCAATTAAGACATAGTATAAATATAATAACCACATAGTATGTTAGAGGCGGGGAATAGAGGAAAAGGCAGAGAAATAGGGGAGGTGTGATATACTGGTTTGTAACTATTTTTTATGGCGAAACAGGATAAAATTAATTTGAGTGATAATGAGAAGAGGGATGTAATTAAACGCATTGAGTCTGGGAAACCGTTGGATGAAAAATATCGTTGGCTGTTGTTTGGAGATAAAAGAGAGGTTGAGTTGTTGTGGAATGGAAAGACTACTGAGATAACAAATACCGTTTTACCCTTTCAGACAATTGAATCGGTGGATGAACCAAGAGCAGAAAAACCAGAAGATTCTAAACTCCAAATGAGTTTATTTGATGATAGGGGTAGGCAGATTTCTGGGTGGTCAAACAAGCTTATTTGGGGCGACAATAAATTGATTTTATCCAGTCTAAAAAGTGGGGCAATGAGAGATCATATAGAAAAGCAGGGTGGTATAAAACTTATTTATATTGATCCACCCTTTGATGTTGGATATGATTTTTCTATGAAAATTGAAGTTGGTGATGATGAATTAACTAAAAAGGCAAATGTTTTGGAAGAAATTGCTTATCGCGACACTTGGAAAAATGGAGCAGATTCTTTTATTCCTATGATTTATGAGAGATTAAGTTTGATGCATGATTTATTAGCAGAAGATGGGAGCATCTATGTGCATTGTGATTGGCGAGTGAATTCTTATATAAGATTGGTAATGGACGAGATTTTTGGAAAAGAGAATTTTGTGAACGAGATTGTCTGGCACTACGAGGGGCCCCAAGCGCCAAGTCCGTTGAAGTTTGCTTCCAAGCACGACACGTTGTTCCGTTACGCAAAGAATATCACGGAAAATCACGGCTTCAAGCTGACTTTCGACGAGCATGAGCGCTTCAATCCTGCCAAATATAAACAGGACGAACAGGGGCGGTATTTTTATACCATCCCAAAGGGCGCTTACACCGACGCCAGCATCGCCCGGCTGGAGGCCGAAGGCCGAGTTTTCCGGACCAAAAACGGCACGCCTAGAATAAAACAATTCGTGCGAGTTTCTCTAGACGGCACTACGCTGCTGAAGAAAAAGAAGATCCCGGATGTGTGGCGCATCACTTCTCTCGGTTTGGCTGCTGGCAGTCGGGAGAATCTGAGCTACCCCACCCAAAAACCAGAAGCACTTTTGGAAAGAATTATTAAAGCAAGTAGTAATGAGGGCGACCTTGTCGCTGATTTCTTTTGTGGTTCTGGAACAACTCTTGCAGTGGCAGAAAAACTGGGTAGGAAATGGATTGGTTCTGATCTTGGTAAGTTTGCAATTCACACAACAAGGAAGCGAATGATTGATGTCCAACGAGAATTGAAAAAGGACGGCAAGGATTACCGTGCTTTTGAAATTTTAAATCTTGGCAAATATGAAAGACAGTATTATATGGGTGTTAATACAAACTTACGAGAGGAGGAAAGGGTAAAACAACTTGCAAAAAAAGAGGCAGATTTTATAAAACTCATTATCAGAGCATACAAATCTGAAGCAGTGGACAATTTCAGAACTTTTGTTGCTAAAAAATTAGGAAGACTTGTTGCTATTGGTCCAGTTGGTCTTCCCACCTCAAGATTATTTATTGAGGAGGTTATAAAAGAATGTGTTGAAAAACAGATTACAAAAGTAGATGTTTTATCTTTTGAATATGAAATGGGTTTGTCAGTAGAGTTTGCAAAAGAAAAGGGTATAGACCTTGCATTAAAGCATATCCCACGAGAAGTTTTTGACAAATATGCAGTTGAGAAAAACCAAGTTCAATTCCATGATGTTTCATATATTGAGGTAAAGCCACATGTAAAATCTGCTGGAAAAAGAATGCCAGGAAAGATTGCCATAGAACTTACTGATTTTTCTGTGTATTACAACCAAGACATCGTGGATAATGTTATTGCTAATATGAAAAAGAAGGGAAGCAAGGTCTTAATTGAACAAGGCAATATAATCAAAATATCTAAAGATAAAGATGGGATAATTACAAGAGAAGTTTTGACGAAGAAGTGGACGGATTGGATTGATTATTGGGCGGTTGATTTTGATTTTGCCAGCAAAAAAGAAATTGTTTATTTAAAGAAAG
The sequence above is drawn from the Candidatus Campbellbacteria bacterium genome and encodes:
- a CDS encoding ImmA/IrrE family metallo-endopeptidase — encoded protein: KKIAKLYREKFDFNNFLEEEANTADKVFKFLREKIEGEGVYVFKNNKNDKGGRAGLDDNLYGCIFLDRGLPPLILLNSDYPEVSQISTLLHEFAHYLLGEQEIEISENREKTRIEKWCNRFAYHFMISEEIEKGKNFNKQNLKALSEKHFISKMSLMIRFKDLEIVSERELRDFLNRSYKNQDAPAKDKNNKNDKGGVSGNYHTTKKERTSKKFLGVLSENFYSKKISKSEFSKYLGVKYNKVDKYLL
- a CDS encoding DUF4411 family protein — its product is MKKYLLDTSYILDMLEFYPPKDPRFKFVWEKLEKKIKNKEILVIDKVFEELKKEKEDSESIKELSQKTTKEKLAMGKKFKEQKEQKEENDFIKNLLQRIEPYKEKTHEEDSIGIMKKYDKNADWFRGNKDTIANEKADLPLIAKANKLQSKGLEAIILTDEIMPTTSKDTKRVKLNIPTLAQLFNIKCLQLRHSINIITT
- a CDS encoding site-specific DNA-methyltransferase, which codes for MAKQDKINLSDNEKRDVIKRIESGKPLDEKYRWLLFGDKREVELLWNGKTTEITNTVLPFQTIESVDEPRAEKPEDSKLQMSLFDDRGRQISGWSNKLIWGDNKLILSSLKSGAMRDHIEKQGGIKLIYIDPPFDVGYDFSMKIEVGDDELTKKANVLEEIAYRDTWKNGADSFIPMIYERLSLMHDLLAEDGSIYVHCDWRVNSYIRLVMDEIFGKENFVNEIVWHYEGPQAPSPLKFASKHDTLFRYAKNITENHGFKLTFDEHERFNPAKYKQDEQGRYFYTIPKGAYTDASIARLEAEGRVFRTKNGTPRIKQFVRVSLDGTTLLKKKKIPDVWRITSLGLAAGSRENLSYPTQKPEALLERIIKASSNEGDLVADFFCGSGTTLAVAEKLGRKWIGSDLGKFAIHTTRKRMIDVQRELKKDGKDYRAFEILNLGKYERQYYMGVNTNLREEERVKQLAKKEADFIKLIIRAYKSEAVDNFRTFVAKKLGRLVAIGPVGLPTSRLFIEEVIKECVEKQITKVDVLSFEYEMGLSVEFAKEKGIDLALKHIPREVFDKYAVEKNQVQFHDVSYIEVKPHVKSAGKRMPGKIAIELTDFSVYYNQDIVDNVIANMKKKGSKVLIEQGNIIKISKDKDGIITREVLTKKWTDWIDYWAVDFDFASKKEIVYLKKENGEIKEEWTGNFIFENEWQSFRTKKNKQIELKSVTHECDAGRRQIAVKVVDIFGNDTMKVIEVKI